From Verrucomicrobiota bacterium, a single genomic window includes:
- a CDS encoding ACT domain-containing protein encodes MKLKQLSLFLENRPGALSRPVKLLSKHHINIITLSIADTQQFGILRFILREWEKAKKLLEADGCVVKTTDVVAIEVNDEPGGLADILTVIEKGGINVEYMYAFTLKKENKGVLVFRFDDPDRAVQVLTKAKINVITEIELFRRLDA; translated from the coding sequence ATGAAACTCAAACAACTCTCCCTCTTCCTCGAAAACCGCCCCGGCGCCCTCAGCCGTCCGGTCAAACTCCTCTCGAAGCACCACATCAACATCATCACCCTGAGCATTGCCGACACCCAACAATTCGGCATCCTCCGCTTCATCCTCCGCGAATGGGAGAAAGCGAAGAAACTCCTCGAAGCCGACGGCTGCGTGGTGAAGACTACGGACGTCGTCGCCATCGAAGTGAACGACGAACCCGGCGGCCTGGCCGACATCCTCACCGTCATCGAAAAGGGCGGCATCAACGTCGAATACATGTACGCCTTTACCCTCAAGAAAGAAAACAAAGGCGTCCTCGTCTTCCGCTTTGACGATCCCGACCGCGCCGTCCAAGTCCTCACCAAAGCCAAGATCAACGTCATCACCGAGATCGAGCTATTCCGCCGCCTGGACGCCTGA
- a CDS encoding polysaccharide lyase family 8 super-sandwich domain-containing protein — MLPRSTCYRLAVAGRLPGWPCLKWWYCAAGICFALVIGLNAATIVNDPFTDGSRTNATGGDPQGLVYYLGQTSTVVTVTNDTVGLGSGNALWVVPNGDYAIILGQFNPVTLTDPGDFIRVSFDFRFTGAPSNASSALRMGLYDTQMTRTTSDTSSTARNDDLGYGAYINPGTTGNNLSVFSENAGNEILGGASPAHVAGFGTAGGSTNCGMTKHTLSLQIIRQTNGDLTFTAQLDAMASATGTVAAASVLTYRFDEFAIGDAGSAIRTPFMMDNLLITATADDFDRLRKKWFNFLTGGTNYNLSDPLVITAIKNITNSANGSWSSMDKTTNRTYLWSDAASTANSAQLTTCYNRILAMALGYATYGSSLRSNATLAADIASGLDWMYTNRYNETKSQYGNWWDWQIGVPMALHDTCILMYEYLTPTQLASYAKASTKFTPAPSMTGANLMWTLRGVAVRSVFMEDIPSMIKCRDSNSLIFPYVTSSDGFYTDGSFIQHGNHPYTAGYGSSLLATVAPILPWLKDSAWEVTDPAQTNVINWIFDSFAPIVYRGAAMDIVRGREISRNYGDHSTGHGIIANVFRIAQFAAPADSVRIKSLVKYWALADTAHSFPSTVALPMIGLAEQLLADTNVVPAAEPVYHKQFPNMDRVIHLRPGYGFVLNYCSKRIYNFESINGENLHAWFNGYGMTFLYNSDLLHYNDYFWPTVDPMRLPGVTTDQWARPDGIYANAYSQSSLGSSNWTGGAVLDNTFGVAGMELRVYGSSLTGRKSWFMFDDEVAALGAGITCSSNVVETTVENRRLSGTGTNDLVVNGTLMPATLGWSTNLANVAWCFLNGAGGYYFPTPTNLNAVREARTGSLFQINTNQSTNPITRNYLTLWRNHGTGPTNAAYDYVLLPNKSVTEVSNYASAPRVQIVENSSQAQAVRETNLNILAANFWGTSAKTVDYLTCNNRASVIAQENAYRVSVGVSDPTQTNTGNMVVTLNRSAVAVLSCDTNITVSQLSPTVQLNVNVKGLRGQTVHALLAYSTNTPPIINLTAPTNGSFWYGGPITLSASATDYDPGGSVVKVEFFADGSKLGEDTSMPWQFTWTNPPGGFHTLTARATDNKGLTADAAAIGIEVFPSPWQNQDVGATGLTGDSQYSNATFTIIGAGSDIWSTADGMQFVWQPRTGDGVLTARIVSLTPTDPWSKAGVMMRETLDAGARNACTLLSISNGPVFQRRYATNGASYNSTTTKIPAPYWVRLTRNSTNFTGQTSADGTNWTTLNTAVITNCAAQLYWGLAVTAHNTGLLNTSVVDNVWVNSTPVAAALTNWALGAGQVLQITNPITDADIPLQSLTFTLLNSPSNAVLDVSGLLSWRPTVKQANTTNLFRLKAVDNGQPVLAATQSFYVTVPLLSTSRLGAMTFTNGKFTLRIQGDTGPDYSIRVSTNCVDWSPLPTNNGPGYWTDLAATNYSRRFYRVLLGP; from the coding sequence ATGTTGCCTCGTTCGACGTGTTACCGGCTGGCGGTCGCGGGTCGGTTGCCTGGATGGCCATGCCTGAAATGGTGGTATTGTGCCGCCGGGATCTGCTTTGCCTTGGTGATAGGTTTGAATGCCGCAACCATTGTCAACGATCCGTTCACCGATGGCAGCCGCACCAACGCCACCGGCGGTGATCCGCAAGGCTTGGTGTATTACCTGGGACAGACCAGCACCGTAGTCACCGTGACCAACGATACTGTGGGCCTCGGCTCAGGCAATGCCTTATGGGTTGTGCCAAATGGGGACTACGCAATCATCCTCGGGCAATTCAATCCCGTGACCCTGACGGACCCGGGCGATTTCATCCGGGTGAGTTTTGATTTTCGCTTTACCGGTGCGCCCTCCAACGCTTCATCCGCCCTGCGAATGGGATTGTACGACACCCAGATGACCCGCACAACCAGCGATACCTCCAGCACCGCGCGGAACGACGACCTCGGATACGGCGCATATATCAACCCAGGTACTACGGGCAATAACCTCTCGGTGTTCAGCGAAAATGCCGGGAACGAAATCTTAGGCGGCGCCTCCCCTGCTCACGTCGCCGGCTTTGGCACGGCTGGTGGCTCCACCAATTGTGGCATGACGAAACATACATTATCCCTCCAGATCATCCGGCAAACCAACGGCGACCTGACCTTCACAGCCCAATTGGATGCGATGGCGTCCGCCACCGGGACGGTAGCTGCCGCCTCCGTTTTGACGTATCGTTTTGACGAATTTGCCATCGGCGATGCGGGTAGCGCCATTCGCACGCCGTTCATGATGGATAACCTGCTCATTACCGCCACCGCCGATGACTTCGACCGGCTGCGGAAAAAGTGGTTTAATTTCCTGACCGGAGGCACCAATTACAATTTAAGCGATCCGCTGGTGATAACCGCCATCAAGAATATTACCAACTCGGCGAATGGCAGTTGGAGCAGCATGGATAAAACCACGAATCGCACCTACCTGTGGTCCGATGCGGCCAGCACGGCCAATTCAGCGCAATTGACCACCTGCTACAACCGGATACTGGCCATGGCGCTGGGTTACGCCACGTATGGTTCCAGCTTGCGCAGTAACGCCACCCTGGCCGCCGATATCGCCAGCGGACTCGATTGGATGTACACCAACCGCTACAACGAAACGAAGAGCCAATACGGCAATTGGTGGGACTGGCAAATCGGTGTGCCCATGGCGCTGCATGATACTTGCATCCTGATGTATGAGTACCTCACGCCGACCCAACTCGCCAGCTATGCGAAAGCCAGCACCAAATTCACCCCGGCACCCAGCATGACGGGCGCCAACCTGATGTGGACGTTGCGCGGTGTCGCAGTCCGTTCCGTATTCATGGAGGACATCCCCAGCATGATCAAATGCCGAGACAGCAACAGCCTGATATTCCCCTACGTGACCAGCAGCGATGGTTTCTATACCGATGGTTCCTTCATTCAGCACGGGAATCATCCCTACACGGCCGGCTACGGTTCGTCGCTGCTGGCCACCGTAGCCCCGATTTTGCCGTGGCTCAAAGACTCGGCGTGGGAGGTTACCGATCCCGCGCAAACCAACGTCATTAACTGGATCTTTGATTCCTTTGCGCCCATCGTTTACCGCGGTGCCGCCATGGACATTGTGCGCGGACGCGAAATCTCCCGTAACTATGGGGATCACTCGACCGGCCATGGGATTATCGCCAACGTGTTTCGCATCGCCCAGTTCGCCGCTCCTGCCGATAGTGTACGCATCAAAAGCCTGGTGAAGTACTGGGCGCTGGCAGACACAGCGCACAGCTTCCCCAGCACCGTTGCGCTACCCATGATTGGACTGGCGGAGCAACTGCTGGCCGACACCAACGTTGTGCCCGCCGCCGAACCGGTGTACCACAAGCAATTTCCAAACATGGATCGAGTGATCCATTTGCGGCCTGGTTATGGCTTCGTCCTCAATTATTGTTCCAAACGCATCTACAATTTTGAGTCCATCAATGGGGAAAACCTGCATGCCTGGTTCAACGGTTACGGCATGACGTTCCTGTATAACAGCGACCTGCTACACTACAACGATTATTTTTGGCCAACGGTGGACCCCATGCGATTGCCAGGCGTGACGACAGATCAGTGGGCTCGCCCGGATGGTATCTACGCCAATGCATACAGCCAAAGTTCTTTGGGCAGTTCCAATTGGACAGGAGGAGCCGTGCTGGATAACACCTTTGGCGTTGCCGGGATGGAGTTGCGCGTCTATGGCAGTTCGCTCACCGGACGGAAATCCTGGTTCATGTTCGACGATGAGGTGGCTGCCCTGGGTGCTGGGATCACGTGCAGCAGCAATGTCGTGGAAACCACGGTGGAAAACCGGCGGCTAAGCGGCACGGGCACAAATGATTTAGTGGTGAACGGTACATTGATGCCCGCCACCCTTGGGTGGTCCACCAACCTCGCCAATGTCGCCTGGTGTTTCCTGAACGGCGCGGGCGGTTATTATTTTCCCACACCGACAAATCTCAACGCGGTGCGCGAGGCCCGCACCGGGTCGCTGTTTCAAATCAACACCAACCAATCCACCAACCCCATTACGCGCAATTATCTGACGCTTTGGCGCAATCACGGCACTGGGCCCACCAATGCCGCGTATGACTATGTGTTGCTGCCGAACAAATCGGTGACTGAGGTCAGCAACTATGCCAGCGCGCCACGCGTTCAAATCGTGGAAAACTCCTCCCAAGCGCAGGCGGTGCGCGAAACCAACCTGAACATTCTGGCCGCCAATTTCTGGGGGACTTCCGCGAAGACCGTGGATTACCTGACCTGCAACAATCGTGCCAGCGTAATTGCCCAGGAAAACGCCTATCGCGTTTCAGTCGGCGTCTCCGACCCCACACAAACCAATACCGGCAATATGGTGGTTACTCTGAACCGGAGCGCGGTTGCCGTGCTATCCTGCGATACCAACATTACGGTGAGTCAACTTAGCCCCACCGTGCAGTTAAACGTCAACGTCAAGGGACTGCGCGGACAAACGGTTCATGCCCTCCTGGCCTACAGCACCAACACGCCGCCAATCATCAACTTGACCGCTCCCACCAACGGCTCGTTTTGGTACGGCGGCCCCATCACCCTATCCGCCAGCGCGACTGACTATGACCCCGGTGGATCGGTGGTCAAAGTGGAGTTTTTTGCGGACGGTTCCAAGCTCGGCGAAGACACCAGTATGCCGTGGCAATTCACCTGGACCAACCCGCCGGGCGGATTCCATACGTTGACGGCGCGTGCCACCGATAACAAGGGATTGACCGCCGATGCGGCTGCGATTGGCATCGAGGTTTTTCCCAGTCCCTGGCAAAATCAGGATGTGGGCGCCACCGGCCTGACCGGCGATAGCCAATACAGCAACGCCACGTTCACCATCATTGGCGCCGGGTCGGACATCTGGAGCACGGCGGACGGTATGCAATTTGTCTGGCAGCCGCGTACCGGTGACGGCGTGCTCACCGCCCGGATCGTCAGTCTGACGCCCACCGACCCTTGGTCCAAAGCGGGTGTGATGATGCGCGAAACCCTGGACGCTGGGGCGCGCAATGCGTGTACGCTCCTGAGCATCAGCAATGGCCCGGTCTTCCAGCGCCGGTATGCCACCAACGGCGCCTCTTATAATTCTACCACCACCAAAATCCCCGCGCCATATTGGGTGCGGCTCACGCGCAACAGCACCAACTTCACCGGACAAACCTCGGCTGACGGCACCAACTGGACCACCCTGAACACAGCGGTCATCACCAATTGCGCGGCGCAGCTTTACTGGGGATTGGCCGTGACGGCGCACAACACCGGCCTGTTGAATACATCCGTGGTGGATAACGTGTGGGTGAACTCCACGCCGGTGGCTGCCGCGCTGACCAACTGGGCGCTGGGCGCTGGGCAAGTCCTGCAAATCACGAACCCGATCACCGACGCGGATATCCCCCTGCAATCATTGACGTTCACCTTGCTGAACTCTCCCTCCAATGCGGTGCTGGATGTCAGCGGTCTGCTAAGCTGGCGGCCAACCGTGAAGCAAGCCAATACCACCAACCTGTTCCGCCTCAAAGCGGTGGATAACGGCCAACCCGTGCTGGCGGCCACACAAAGCTTTTACGTAACCGTACCGTTGCTCAGCACCTCGCGCCTGGGAGCCATGACGTTCACCAACGGCAAATTTACTCTGCGTATCCAAGGCGATACCGGCCCGGATTACTCCATTCGCGTCTCCACCAATTGCGTTGACTGGTCTCCGCTCCCAACCAACAACGGGCCAGGATATTGGACCGATTTGGCGGCCACCAATTACTCGCGCCGATTTTACCGCGTGCTCCTCGGGCCATAA
- a CDS encoding TIM barrel protein: MSQRQFVGSAALAGLGLIYGSPTWGAPAGKNVRLGGPSYAKSDDPEAFAQAHRLLGYRAAYCPKISISDGDHIRAFTDAFAKADVVLAEVGRWVNLLDADTEKRKKNLETVTDGLALAEALGARCCVDIAGSFNPTSWFGPHPDNFTPKFFDAAVENARKIIDAVKPRRAKFCYEMMGWAYPDTPDNYLKMIKAVDRPGFGVHLDVCNAVNSPERYYRNTDLINECFDKLGSHITSCHAKDLTWDVEMNVHFREVCPGKGVIDYATYLKRVAQLPHQPPLMIEHLKSAEEYAEARKYIMEVGAKTGVEF; the protein is encoded by the coding sequence ATGTCGCAACGTCAGTTTGTGGGCTCTGCCGCGCTTGCCGGTTTGGGGCTTATTTACGGCTCACCAACTTGGGGGGCACCCGCTGGAAAAAACGTGCGCCTGGGTGGTCCCAGCTATGCCAAGTCGGATGATCCCGAAGCCTTTGCCCAAGCCCACCGCCTGCTCGGCTATCGCGCCGCGTATTGTCCTAAGATTTCCATCAGCGATGGTGACCACATCAGGGCGTTTACGGATGCGTTTGCCAAAGCCGATGTAGTGCTCGCAGAGGTGGGGCGATGGGTTAACCTGCTTGATGCGGACACGGAGAAACGGAAAAAAAACCTGGAAACGGTGACGGATGGTCTGGCTTTGGCCGAGGCACTTGGCGCTCGGTGTTGCGTGGATATTGCCGGATCATTTAACCCCACTTCATGGTTTGGTCCACATCCCGACAATTTCACCCCCAAGTTTTTTGATGCCGCAGTGGAAAATGCTCGCAAGATCATTGATGCGGTCAAACCCAGGCGCGCAAAATTTTGTTATGAGATGATGGGCTGGGCGTATCCGGATACGCCGGACAATTATCTAAAAATGATCAAGGCGGTGGATCGTCCGGGCTTTGGCGTACACTTGGATGTGTGCAATGCGGTTAATTCGCCGGAGCGGTATTACCGCAATACCGATCTCATCAACGAGTGTTTCGATAAACTCGGCTCCCATATCACCAGTTGTCACGCCAAAGACCTCACTTGGGATGTGGAGATGAATGTGCATTTCCGCGAGGTTTGTCCTGGCAAAGGGGTGATTGATTATGCCACCTATTTAAAGCGGGTGGCTCAATTGCCGCATCAGCCTCCGCTCATGATTGAGCATTTAAAGTCCGCCGAGGAATATGCCGAGGCCCGTAAATACATCATGGAAGTGGGCGCCAAAACCGGCGTGGAGTTTTAA
- a CDS encoding sulfatase-like hydrolase/transferase gives MKRIYHWFYWCLGAVCLGSFATLTVAAVTPAVRPPNIVIILADDQGWGDLSVHGNINLQTPNIDSLARDGALAERFQVCALCAPTRAEFLTGRYHARSGVRGVSTGQERLNPDEKTVADYFKAAGYATGAFGKWHNGSQWPYHPNARGFQEYYGFTSGHWGEYFDPPLEHNGQMVRGKGYIADDFTEHAMAFIEQHKNGPFFCYLPFNTPHSPFLVPDTYWNRFKDKSIAMRATDPKLEELDVTRCALAMCENIDWNVGRVLRKLEELKLAENTIVIYFSDNGPNSWRWNGGMKGRKGSVDEGGVRVPFLIRWPDHIKPDTKIREVCGAIDLLPTLTRLAGVPCVPVKPLDGRDFSSLLLGAATDWPDRMIFSQQGKKISVRTRQYRLDDRGSLFDMIADPGQTQDISAQKPEVAARLAQAVAAWKNENLSDAKDERPYPVGYREFPMTPLPARDGVPHGGVKRSSGAPNCSYFVNWTRPEDQMTWDIEVNTSGEYDTAILYTCREADAGSTVELSFNGSQVTGKVNPGWNPPLIDNQDRVPRKGESYMKEFKQLNLGVLKLEKGRGLLTLRALQIPGKQVMDMRCVTLTLRTNSNELSR, from the coding sequence ATGAAACGCATATACCATTGGTTCTACTGGTGCCTCGGGGCCGTTTGCCTGGGGAGTTTTGCCACCCTGACGGTCGCGGCTGTCACGCCAGCCGTTCGACCACCCAACATCGTGATCATCCTGGCCGATGATCAGGGCTGGGGTGATTTAAGTGTGCATGGCAATATCAACTTGCAGACCCCAAATATTGATTCGCTGGCCCGGGATGGCGCCTTGGCCGAACGTTTCCAGGTTTGTGCGCTTTGTGCCCCGACCCGCGCGGAGTTTCTCACGGGACGCTATCATGCGCGCAGTGGCGTGCGTGGCGTCTCCACCGGCCAGGAGCGGCTGAACCCGGACGAAAAGACCGTAGCCGATTACTTCAAAGCCGCCGGTTACGCGACCGGCGCGTTTGGCAAATGGCACAATGGCAGCCAATGGCCGTATCATCCCAACGCGCGCGGATTTCAGGAATATTATGGATTCACCTCGGGTCACTGGGGTGAATACTTTGATCCTCCGCTGGAGCACAACGGCCAAATGGTGCGCGGCAAAGGTTACATCGCGGATGACTTCACCGAACATGCCATGGCCTTTATTGAGCAACACAAGAACGGTCCATTTTTCTGTTACCTGCCATTCAATACGCCGCATTCCCCCTTCCTGGTGCCGGACACGTACTGGAATCGCTTCAAGGATAAATCCATCGCCATGCGTGCCACGGACCCGAAGCTCGAGGAGTTGGACGTGACGCGGTGCGCCTTGGCAATGTGCGAGAACATTGATTGGAACGTCGGCCGCGTGTTACGCAAGCTGGAGGAACTCAAGCTCGCGGAAAACACCATCGTCATTTATTTCTCGGATAACGGCCCGAATAGCTGGCGTTGGAACGGCGGCATGAAAGGCCGCAAAGGTTCCGTGGATGAGGGTGGTGTGCGGGTGCCGTTCCTGATCCGGTGGCCCGACCACATCAAGCCCGACACCAAAATCCGCGAGGTCTGCGGTGCCATTGACCTGCTGCCGACGTTGACCAGATTGGCCGGTGTTCCCTGTGTTCCAGTCAAGCCGTTGGATGGTCGGGATTTCAGCTCGTTGCTATTGGGCGCTGCCACCGATTGGCCGGATCGCATGATCTTTTCGCAGCAAGGCAAGAAAATCAGCGTGCGCACCCGGCAATATCGTCTGGATGATCGCGGCAGCTTGTTTGACATGATCGCTGATCCCGGCCAGACGCAGGATATTTCCGCCCAGAAACCGGAAGTGGCCGCCCGCCTCGCGCAAGCGGTTGCCGCTTGGAAAAACGAAAATTTGTCCGACGCCAAGGATGAACGGCCTTACCCGGTGGGGTATCGCGAGTTTCCCATGACGCCGCTGCCCGCTCGCGATGGTGTGCCGCATGGCGGAGTGAAACGCAGTTCCGGCGCGCCCAACTGCTCCTATTTCGTCAACTGGACCCGCCCTGAGGATCAGATGACTTGGGATATTGAAGTCAACACGAGCGGTGAATATGACACGGCGATTCTATATACCTGCCGGGAAGCCGACGCCGGATCTACCGTTGAACTTAGCTTCAATGGCAGCCAGGTGACCGGCAAAGTCAATCCCGGCTGGAATCCCCCGTTGATTGATAACCAAGACCGTGTGCCGCGCAAGGGCGAGTCATACATGAAAGAGTTCAAGCAGTTGAATCTTGGTGTGTTGAAACTCGAAAAGGGACGCGGCCTGCTCACCTTGCGCGCGCTGCAAATTCCGGGCAAGCAGGTGATGGACATGCGCTGCGTCACGCTTACGTTGCGCACTAATTCCAATGAGCTTTCAAGATGA